The Megalobrama amblycephala isolate DHTTF-2021 linkage group LG13, ASM1881202v1, whole genome shotgun sequence genome contains a region encoding:
- the LOC125242989 gene encoding uncharacterized protein LOC125242989: MRYTFKPDDCMVISIPLGSIRNMREGQLMPEKFTCVFKDSYKVFLRGRPKELGAAQLCIGVFVICLGSLVAFEDHASHLIYALPCALFIASGILTFAAGKSPIMPVVKLSFIFNIISLFWSIAAIVLCSVIGPIPSSSRDDISKPLNIFVGLKVVICVLCGFELILALVLIFWESKAICRPHFNTLPLITIKQDV, encoded by the exons ATGCGGTACACGTTTAAGCCGGATGACTGTATGGTCATCAGCATTCCTCTGGGAAGCATCAGGAACATGAGAGAGGGGCAGCTGATGCCCGAGAAATTCACCTGCGTCTTCAAAGATTCTTACAAGGTTTTTCTGAGAGGGCGACCAAAGGAACTCGGG GCGGCTCAGCTCTGCATCGGAGTGTTTGTCATTTGCCTCGGCAGCCTCGTTGCTTTTGAAGACCATGCAAGTCATTTAATCTACGCCCTACCTTGTGCCCTG TTCATTGCAAGTGGCATTCTGACATTTGCAGCTGGAAAGTCTCCGATCATGCCCGTG GTGAAACTGTCCTTCATATTCAACATTATCAGCCTTTTCTGGTCCATCGCAGCTATAGTTCTCTGCTCGGTAATTGGACCTATACCG tctaGCAGCAGAGATGACATTTCAAAG CCCCTGAATATATTTGTTGGGCTGAAGGTGGTGATCTGCGTGTTGTGTGGGTTCGAGTTGATTCTGGCTCTGGTTCTGATCTTCTGGGAGAGTAAAGCCATATGCAGACCTCATTTCAACACCCTG CCCTTGATCACTATCAAGCAAGACGTTTGA
- the si:ch211-269k10.4 gene encoding uncharacterized protein si:ch211-269k10.4, with product MARADIAMEIRHEDSAAGGRGDDGPLIKYYRASEALPGAVPVLHGLLRKGPATCAAVQTSSGILSFGIGVVFAASFGINNSLLTLFRVPIITGIMFVVAGILSNLLYKSPGLLQTCFIANIVCLVVSGIGVILLAVDLNSVGNQIEHKMEVLVLCVTLMDMLIAAVLIFWFYREKRDHKK from the exons ATGGCCAGAGCAGATATCGCGATGGAGATCCGGCACGAGGACTCAGCAGCAGGAGGACGCGGTGATGATGGGCCGCTCATCAAATACTACCGCGCCAGTGAAGCGCTGCCCGGCGCAGTGCCTGTCCTGCACGGCCTCCTCAGGAAGGGACCCGCCACCTGCGCG GCCGTGCAGACGTCCAGTGGGATCCTCAGTTTTGGAATAGGGGTCGTATTTGCAGCGTCATTCGGGATAAATAACAGTCTACTGACCTTATTCCGAGTGCCGATCATTACTGGGATAATG TTTGTCGTGGCTGGAATCTTGTCTAATCTTCTGTACAAAAGCCCCGGGCTTCTACAG aCTTGCTTCATTGCCAACATCGTGTGTCTGGTGGTGTCTGGGATCGGAGTGATTCTTCTGGCTGTTGATCTTAATTCAGTTGGAAATCAAATCGAGCACAAG ATGGAGGTGCTGGTGCTGTGCGTGACTCTGATGGACATGCTCATCGCTGCAGTGCTGATATTCTGGTTTTACAGAGAGAAACGTGACCATAAGAAGTGA